In the Leptospiraceae bacterium genome, one interval contains:
- the gcvT gene encoding glycine cleavage system aminomethyltransferase GcvT, producing MENLKKTPLNEKHKSLGAKMVSFGGWEMPIQYTGIIAEHENTRKSAGLFDVSHMGEIFVEGKPDKILGFLEKLTCNSINSLKNFQVQYNAILNKEGGIVDDVTVYKFSDEKYMICSNASNYEDVFSHLISFPHSVNIRNESLNWHQIAIQGPKADEIFSKYIDKNLDFIKYYSFALIPFQGEELIVSRTGYTGEDGFEIYSSISLGLKIWDELLSFGKPFGLVPVGLGARDTLRIEAKYPLYGHELTSYRTPVESGIGWIVKKKDKEFLCYDKIILQKKENPPEKILGIQLLDPGVLRENYSVFDLAKNPIGKVTSGTYSPTLKKSIGMAILKKGFWEDGTEILIEIRSEFKKAVVHTGNFITGSIKKN from the coding sequence GTGGAAAATCTTAAAAAAACTCCTTTAAACGAAAAGCATAAAAGTCTTGGTGCAAAGATGGTTAGTTTTGGTGGATGGGAAATGCCAATTCAATATACCGGAATTATTGCCGAGCACGAAAATACAAGAAAATCTGCAGGGTTGTTTGATGTATCTCACATGGGAGAAATTTTTGTAGAAGGAAAGCCGGATAAGATTCTTGGCTTTTTGGAAAAACTTACCTGCAATTCAATTAATTCTCTAAAAAATTTTCAGGTTCAGTACAATGCAATTTTAAATAAAGAAGGTGGAATTGTGGATGATGTCACTGTTTATAAATTCAGTGATGAAAAATACATGATTTGTTCCAACGCCTCTAATTACGAAGATGTATTTTCGCACTTAATCAGTTTTCCGCATTCAGTCAATATCAGAAACGAAAGTTTGAATTGGCACCAAATTGCAATCCAAGGACCAAAAGCAGATGAAATCTTTTCAAAATATATAGATAAGAATCTGGATTTTATAAAATACTATTCATTTGCGCTGATACCATTTCAAGGAGAGGAGCTGATCGTTTCAAGAACAGGTTACACGGGAGAAGATGGATTTGAAATCTATTCTTCCATTTCTTTGGGGTTGAAAATTTGGGATGAACTTCTTAGTTTTGGGAAACCCTTCGGTTTAGTTCCGGTTGGTCTTGGAGCAAGAGACACTCTAAGAATTGAAGCAAAATATCCTCTCTACGGTCATGAGCTTACGAGTTACAGAACTCCGGTTGAATCTGGAATTGGCTGGATAGTAAAGAAAAAAGACAAAGAATTTCTTTGCTATGATAAAATTATCTTACAAAAAAAAGAGAACCCTCCAGAAAAAATACTGGGTATCCAGTTATTGGATCCCGGGGTGTTACGAGAAAATTATTCTGTTTTTGATTTAGCCAAAAATCCAATCGGAAAAGTAACTTCGGGAACATATTCCCCTACCTTAAAAAAAAGTATAGGAATGGCAATTTTGAAAAAAGGTTTTTGGGAAGATGGGACTGAAATTTTAATAGAAATTCGTTCAGAATTCAAAAAAGCAGTTGTACATACAGGAAATTTTATCACCGGAAGTATTAAAAAAAATTAA
- the dinB gene encoding DNA polymerase IV, translated as MNRENSIVRKIIHIDMDAFFASVEERDFPEYRGKPVVVGGDPKSRGVVSTANYEARKYGVHSAMPTSRAYKLCPHAIFVYPRFSAYIEVSNQIKKIFEEYTDKVEPLSLDEAYLDVTENKKNIAYATILAKEIKNQIVKQTKLTASAGVSYNKFLAKIASGLNKPDGLTIVTPETANEFIEKLSIGSFFGIGKVTEQKMKSLGIHAGSDLKKISEAELIKIFGKSGAFYYRMARGQDDRPVENFHVAKSVGAENTFSIDLLNIDTIKDEVQDIANVLVHRLQKSEVKGRTLTLKVKYEDFVTVTRSKTGCSYTDDLQYILKEAMVLLKQTEAGIRKIRLIGLSISNLDCNDRQLCLPMQ; from the coding sequence GTGAACAGGGAAAATTCAATTGTTAGAAAAATTATTCATATTGATATGGACGCATTTTTTGCATCTGTTGAAGAAAGAGATTTTCCTGAGTACAGAGGAAAGCCTGTAGTCGTAGGTGGTGATCCCAAAAGTAGGGGAGTTGTTTCTACGGCAAATTATGAAGCCAGAAAGTATGGAGTTCATTCCGCTATGCCAACTTCAAGAGCCTATAAACTTTGTCCTCATGCGATTTTTGTTTATCCGAGGTTTAGTGCGTACATAGAAGTTTCAAATCAAATCAAAAAAATATTTGAAGAGTACACGGATAAGGTAGAGCCTCTCTCATTGGATGAAGCCTATTTGGATGTGACTGAAAATAAAAAAAATATTGCTTATGCTACAATTCTTGCTAAGGAAATCAAAAACCAAATAGTGAAACAAACAAAACTTACTGCATCAGCCGGGGTTAGTTATAATAAATTTTTAGCCAAAATTGCTTCCGGTCTAAATAAACCCGATGGACTAACGATAGTAACTCCTGAAACTGCAAATGAGTTTATCGAAAAACTATCTATTGGAAGTTTTTTTGGTATCGGTAAAGTAACAGAACAAAAAATGAAGTCACTTGGAATTCATGCAGGAAGTGATTTGAAAAAAATTTCAGAAGCAGAATTGATAAAAATTTTTGGAAAATCAGGCGCTTTCTATTATAGAATGGCAAGAGGTCAAGACGATAGACCAGTTGAAAATTTTCATGTAGCTAAATCGGTTGGTGCAGAAAATACTTTTTCAATAGACCTTCTGAATATTGATACGATTAAAGATGAGGTTCAAGATATTGCAAACGTATTAGTTCATCGACTTCAAAAATCAGAAGTAAAAGGAAGAACACTGACACTAAAAGTCAAATACGAGGATTTTGTAACTGTTACTAGAAGTAAAACAGGGTGCTCTTACACTGATGATTTGCAATATATTTTAAAAGAGGCTATGGTTCTATTGAAACAAACAGAAGCTGGAATACGAAAAATTCGTTTAATTGGTTTATCAATTTCTAATTTAGATTGTAATGATCGCCAACTATGTTTACCAATGCAGTAA
- a CDS encoding DUF971 domain-containing protein — MKNPLSTMPLEISHDAENLKISWKDGVASNYNLLELRKKCPCAKCRGGHGGNIGDATSHIKKITLLSWRKMGRYALSFSWSDYHDSGIYTFDYLRELGE; from the coding sequence ATGAAAAACCCGCTATCAACCATGCCTTTAGAGATTTCACACGATGCCGAAAATTTAAAAATTTCTTGGAAAGACGGAGTTGCCTCGAACTACAATCTTTTAGAATTACGAAAGAAATGTCCCTGCGCAAAGTGTAGGGGTGGTCATGGGGGGAATATTGGTGATGCTACTTCTCATATAAAAAAAATCACTCTCCTATCATGGAGGAAAATGGGGCGTTATGCACTGAGCTTTTCTTGGAGCGACTACCACGATTCCGGTATATACACCTTTGACTATTTAAGAGAATTAGGAGAATAA
- the gcvP gene encoding aminomethyl-transferring glycine dehydrogenase: protein MAKTNQNEQFFNYDSFTNRHIGSNPNEVSEMLKLLNLSNLDELIDKTIPSNIRCKELSSLPEPLSEYDALGELHSIISNNKIFRSYIGQGYYDTITPSVIRRNIIENPSWYTAYTPYQAEISQGRMEALLNFQTMVMDLTGMEIANASLLDEATSAAEAMFMSYSLKPESNSNKFFVSYNCYPQTIDVIKTRAEPIGIEVVVGDWKKFSFSNEYFGMLLQYPCSSGEIHDYSTVTDNAHKNGILVTVSADLLSLTLLKPPGEFGADIAVGTTQRFGVPLGFGGPHAGYFATKDEFKRQMPGRLIGVSKDSSGKPALRLSLQTREQHIRRDKATSNICTAQVLLAVISSMYAVYHGALGLKNIAKRIHEFTDRLATSLKNSGYSVENEFYFDTLTINLKHKKSSDILKIAESKKINFRLIDENKIAISLDETLNENRFQDILSIFLEKSQAEEFSKTNFPENLKRTSEFLTHPVFNSYHTETKLMRYIKTLELKDISLTTSMIPLGSCTMKLNAASEMLPITWAEFANIHPFVPKNQSEGYQKLFQQLESYLSEITGFPAISLQPNAGSQGEYAGLLAIRKFHKSKNELNRNVCLIPVSAHGTNPASAALAGFKVVPVSCDAQGNININDLKAKSSEYSKDLAVFMVTYPSTHGVFEESIKEICEIVHSHGGQVYMDGANMNAQVGLCRPADIGADVCHLNLHKTFAIPHGGGGPGVGPIGVAKHLKPFLPGHSVTENNSNSKDGSVSAAPWGSAGILPISWMYIRMTGKEGLTLSTKLAILNANYVAKRLSEFYPLLYKGKNGFIAHECIMDFRMFKSSAKIEVEDVAKRLMDYGFHAPTMSFPVPGTLMIEPTESESKEELDRFCDALISIREEIRQIENGTLDETDNPLKNSPHTAESVISEKWNHQYSRELAIFPLPYLRNNKFWPSVGRVDNVYGDRNLVCSCPPMESYQ, encoded by the coding sequence ATGGCTAAGACAAATCAGAACGAACAATTTTTCAATTATGATTCTTTTACCAATCGGCACATAGGCTCAAATCCAAATGAAGTTTCTGAAATGTTGAAGCTTCTAAATTTATCCAACTTGGATGAACTGATTGATAAAACTATCCCTTCGAATATCCGATGCAAAGAACTCAGTTCTCTACCAGAGCCTCTAAGTGAATACGATGCGTTAGGCGAATTGCATAGTATTATATCGAACAATAAAATTTTTCGTTCTTACATTGGTCAAGGCTATTATGATACAATTACTCCCTCTGTCATAAGAAGAAATATAATAGAAAATCCAAGCTGGTACACGGCATACACTCCATATCAGGCAGAAATTTCACAAGGAAGAATGGAGGCTCTTCTTAATTTTCAAACAATGGTAATGGATTTAACCGGGATGGAAATAGCAAATGCATCTCTTTTGGATGAAGCCACTTCTGCTGCGGAAGCTATGTTTATGAGTTATTCGCTAAAACCAGAATCGAATTCAAATAAATTTTTTGTATCATACAATTGTTATCCACAAACTATAGATGTAATCAAGACAAGAGCAGAGCCTATCGGAATAGAAGTAGTTGTAGGGGATTGGAAGAAATTTTCCTTTTCAAATGAATATTTTGGAATGCTATTACAATACCCCTGCTCAAGCGGAGAGATTCACGATTACAGCACTGTGACGGATAACGCACATAAGAATGGAATTCTTGTTACAGTTTCAGCCGATCTTTTAAGCCTTACTCTTTTAAAGCCACCTGGTGAATTTGGGGCAGATATCGCAGTAGGGACTACTCAAAGATTTGGAGTGCCCCTTGGATTTGGTGGACCACACGCTGGATATTTTGCAACTAAAGATGAATTCAAAAGGCAAATGCCGGGAAGGCTCATCGGTGTTTCCAAGGACTCTTCAGGAAAGCCAGCTTTAAGGCTATCCTTACAAACAAGGGAGCAACATATCAGAAGAGATAAAGCTACAAGTAATATATGCACTGCTCAAGTTTTGCTTGCAGTGATTTCTTCCATGTATGCCGTTTACCACGGAGCCTTAGGTCTAAAAAATATTGCAAAGAGAATTCACGAGTTTACAGATCGACTAGCGACCTCTTTGAAAAATTCCGGCTATTCAGTAGAGAATGAATTTTATTTTGATACCTTGACAATAAACTTAAAGCATAAAAAATCCTCAGACATTCTGAAAATAGCAGAGAGTAAAAAAATAAATTTCAGACTCATTGATGAAAATAAAATTGCGATCTCTTTAGACGAAACTCTAAACGAAAATAGATTTCAGGATATTCTGTCTATTTTTTTGGAGAAATCCCAAGCAGAAGAATTTAGCAAAACCAATTTTCCAGAAAATTTGAAAAGAACCTCTGAATTTTTGACACACCCTGTTTTTAACTCTTACCACACAGAAACAAAACTAATGCGTTATATCAAGACACTCGAACTTAAAGATATATCTCTTACAACCTCTATGATTCCTCTTGGCTCTTGCACGATGAAATTAAATGCAGCATCTGAAATGTTACCTATTACATGGGCTGAATTTGCAAACATTCATCCTTTCGTCCCAAAAAATCAGAGCGAGGGCTATCAAAAATTATTTCAACAACTCGAATCGTATTTATCTGAAATCACCGGATTCCCTGCAATTTCCTTGCAACCAAACGCAGGCTCGCAAGGAGAGTATGCCGGGCTTTTAGCAATAAGAAAATTTCATAAATCAAAAAACGAACTCAATAGAAATGTTTGCCTCATTCCTGTGTCAGCCCATGGAACAAATCCTGCAAGTGCTGCATTAGCCGGATTTAAAGTAGTACCGGTGTCGTGTGACGCACAAGGAAATATTAATATTAACGATCTTAAAGCAAAGTCTTCTGAATATTCAAAAGATCTGGCAGTATTTATGGTTACCTACCCTTCTACTCATGGAGTATTTGAAGAATCTATAAAAGAAATTTGTGAAATTGTTCATAGTCATGGTGGTCAGGTATATATGGATGGGGCAAATATGAATGCTCAAGTCGGCTTGTGCAGACCTGCTGATATTGGTGCAGATGTTTGTCATCTAAATCTACACAAAACTTTTGCAATTCCTCACGGTGGAGGAGGCCCTGGAGTCGGACCGATAGGCGTTGCAAAACATTTAAAACCATTTCTTCCCGGGCATTCTGTGACAGAAAATAATTCAAACTCGAAAGATGGTTCGGTATCCGCAGCTCCTTGGGGTAGCGCCGGGATTCTTCCAATTTCTTGGATGTATATTCGCATGACTGGCAAAGAAGGACTTACACTTTCTACAAAATTAGCCATTCTAAACGCCAATTATGTTGCGAAAAGACTCTCCGAATTCTATCCACTGCTTTATAAAGGAAAGAATGGTTTTATCGCTCACGAATGTATTATGGATTTCAGAATGTTTAAAAGTAGTGCAAAAATTGAAGTAGAAGATGTAGCCAAAAGACTAATGGACTATGGATTTCACGCCCCTACTATGTCCTTTCCGGTTCCAGGGACTCTAATGATAGAGCCAACAGAAAGCGAATCAAAAGAAGAATTAGACAGGTTTTGTGATGCATTAATTTCTATTCGTGAAGAAATCCGACAAAT
- the gcvH gene encoding glycine cleavage system protein GcvH, which produces MSDAKVSEGLKYTKKHEWVKVEGEIAILGISDYAQSALGDIVFIDLPKVGKKLKAKDSFGTIESVKAADDLYSPISGEVSEINSTLTSDPSAINKDAYSAWMIKIVNFQSEELSGLLSSSEYREYIKDLE; this is translated from the coding sequence ATGTCAGACGCAAAAGTAAGTGAAGGACTAAAATACACTAAAAAGCACGAATGGGTAAAAGTTGAAGGAGAAATTGCTATACTCGGAATTTCTGACTATGCTCAATCTGCGTTAGGCGATATTGTATTTATTGATTTGCCAAAAGTAGGAAAAAAACTCAAAGCTAAAGACAGCTTTGGAACGATTGAATCAGTAAAAGCTGCCGATGATTTATATTCTCCCATCAGTGGAGAGGTCTCAGAAATCAATTCTACTTTGACAAGCGATCCTTCCGCAATCAACAAAGATGCGTATTCTGCTTGGATGATAAAGATTGTGAATTTTCAATCCGAAGAGCTTTCCGGGCTTTTAAGCTCATCAGAATACAGAGAATACATCAAAGATTTAGAGTAG
- the psd gene encoding phosphatidylserine decarboxylase (Phosphatidylserine decarboxylase is synthesized as a single chain precursor. Generation of the pyruvoyl active site from a Ser is coupled to cleavage of a Gly-Ser bond between the larger (beta) and smaller (alpha chains). It is an integral membrane protein.) — protein MANSKNFFLLGNDIINPYFLLVIFCGIYLTIRLKFPQFRFFFLAFKIFSGILDNKGSKGQLVHSQAFFAGTASSLLLGAIIGSAVALTIGGIGALFWIWIGSILIMPIRFVSSTMAIKFRTKLPSGRYLSGPMYFIEKALKAKWLAVLFSLGSILAVLFMGGVVPTLTMTHISNNAFGTKGMFIPILVSAILIYVSLGGIRRVGKMAGFLTPIGLVLFFFSYFILFKSDFIPFSSFLSIVFHEAFQSSSIILGGGFITIKMISESFGAYCMITEVGVGKSAGISGVVRTDSPVKQGLVSMLSSFFEGMIVSTLVFYLLVSSNALSFDSQMNLLSSILVRSDELAGFLFNSSLLIFGLVAICGWFYTGEQSSTYISGEKFANFFRIFFVGLILFVSYTFLQKGNEIFYYSFNFGLLMVISSAIPVLVSLLLLTKSASYELSKFISESGTRYEIFKDFYILLLSMLPKNFLSKFFGALTYIRLPRFMMIPILKAFAKIYKINVSEAELNLGEYNSLNQFFTRALKAGARIVDSAENAVVSPVDARITSYGDIQESTLIQAKGLEYSLKELLGSDKYLDSFSNGKFITFYLSPQDYHRIHSPFYGKILGYYYEPGKLFPVNDLAVLGIRGLFPKNERLITFLQTEYGKIAVVKVGASNVGKIRVTYDNKIVTNSWLRFSKEVEYKNVDILIQKGAELGRFEMGSTVILIFEKNTFKMADLKRNEKQTYGSTIGYFKEKKMSLPK, from the coding sequence ATGGCAAATAGTAAAAACTTTTTTCTTTTAGGCAACGATATAATCAATCCTTATTTCCTTCTCGTAATTTTCTGTGGAATCTATTTGACAATTCGTTTAAAATTTCCTCAATTTCGATTTTTTTTCTTAGCATTTAAAATTTTTTCAGGAATTTTAGACAACAAAGGTTCAAAAGGGCAACTTGTTCATTCTCAGGCATTTTTTGCCGGCACTGCTTCTTCACTTCTATTGGGAGCCATTATTGGATCTGCCGTGGCCTTGACCATCGGTGGGATTGGAGCTTTATTTTGGATATGGATTGGCTCTATTTTAATTATGCCGATTCGATTTGTATCATCCACTATGGCGATCAAGTTCAGAACGAAATTACCCAGTGGAAGATATTTAAGCGGCCCTATGTATTTTATAGAAAAAGCACTAAAAGCAAAATGGCTCGCGGTTTTATTTTCTCTAGGTAGTATTCTGGCTGTTTTATTTATGGGAGGTGTAGTTCCCACTTTGACAATGACTCACATTTCAAATAATGCATTTGGAACAAAGGGAATGTTTATTCCTATTCTTGTTTCTGCAATTCTCATCTACGTGTCCCTTGGAGGAATTCGCAGGGTCGGGAAAATGGCCGGATTTTTAACCCCAATCGGTCTAGTACTTTTCTTTTTTAGCTATTTTATTCTTTTTAAAAGCGACTTCATTCCGTTTTCGTCATTCTTATCCATAGTTTTCCATGAAGCTTTTCAATCGAGTAGTATTATCTTAGGTGGTGGGTTTATTACAATAAAAATGATAAGCGAGTCATTCGGTGCGTATTGCATGATCACCGAAGTAGGTGTCGGAAAAAGTGCCGGAATCTCCGGAGTTGTTAGGACTGATTCTCCTGTCAAACAAGGCCTTGTCAGCATGTTATCGTCTTTTTTTGAAGGGATGATTGTATCTACTTTAGTATTTTATCTATTAGTGTCGTCTAACGCACTTTCTTTTGATTCCCAGATGAATTTACTTTCCTCCATACTTGTTCGTTCTGATGAATTGGCTGGCTTTCTATTCAACTCATCTTTGTTGATCTTTGGATTGGTTGCGATTTGTGGTTGGTTCTATACGGGAGAGCAAAGCTCAACTTATATATCGGGAGAAAAATTTGCCAATTTTTTTAGAATTTTTTTTGTAGGGTTGATCTTGTTTGTCAGCTATACCTTTCTCCAAAAGGGAAATGAAATTTTCTATTACTCGTTCAACTTTGGCTTACTTATGGTAATTTCTTCCGCAATCCCGGTTCTTGTTTCCTTATTACTACTTACCAAATCGGCTTCTTACGAATTGAGCAAATTTATTTCAGAGAGTGGAACTCGATATGAAATATTTAAGGACTTTTATATTTTATTATTATCCATGCTGCCAAAGAATTTTTTATCTAAATTTTTTGGAGCCTTGACTTATATAAGACTCCCAAGATTTATGATGATTCCGATTTTAAAAGCATTTGCCAAAATTTACAAAATCAATGTAAGTGAAGCCGAATTGAATCTTGGAGAGTACAATTCTCTAAATCAATTTTTTACCAGAGCATTAAAAGCAGGCGCTAGAATTGTGGACTCTGCAGAAAATGCGGTAGTGTCTCCGGTAGACGCTCGAATTACAAGCTATGGAGATATTCAAGAGAGTACACTAATTCAAGCGAAAGGTCTTGAATACAGTTTGAAGGAGCTTTTAGGCTCAGATAAATATTTGGACTCATTTTCTAACGGCAAGTTTATAACATTTTACCTTTCTCCTCAAGATTACCACAGAATCCATTCTCCATTCTATGGAAAAATTTTAGGGTATTATTACGAGCCGGGTAAATTGTTTCCTGTAAACGATCTTGCAGTTCTTGGAATACGAGGTTTATTTCCAAAAAACGAAAGACTGATTACTTTCCTCCAAACAGAATACGGTAAGATTGCAGTAGTAAAAGTTGGAGCATCCAATGTGGGAAAAATACGTGTAACTTACGATAATAAAATTGTTACAAATTCTTGGCTTAGATTTTCAAAAGAAGTCGAATACAAGAATGTAGATATTCTGATCCAAAAAGGAGCCGAGCTTGGTAGATTTGAAATGGGCTCTACCGTGATATTGATATTTGAAAAAAATACTTTTAAAATGGCTGATCTAAAAAGAAATGAAAAGCAGACTTACGGAAGCACAATTGGATATTTTAAAGAAAAAAAGATGAGTTTACCAAAATGA